A part of Paraliobacillus zengyii genomic DNA contains:
- a CDS encoding HAD family hydrolase, whose amino-acid sequence MNKHAEPKAIFLDMDGTILDHHNKVSQNTKVVIDKLRAKGIPVFIATGRSREEIFPIVPEGFTVDGIISSNGMTVYLGDEKIKEHTLSFELVTEIIEKARENHVYYELFPAVGERLVLKEDKSILDKEMEDPQPESVGINEWLSRKESMDGQIKWVDSIDEQAFSKFYCFSKSKVHINKWIDVLDKLKEKTDFTTSSSSEHNVEIMVANVNKGTSIQLILDHLDITAKEILVMGDSHNDLPMFALAGQKVAMKNAAADIKEIVDEVTEHTCDEDGVYHYLMDRFFTN is encoded by the coding sequence ATGAACAAACATGCCGAGCCAAAAGCAATTTTCTTAGACATGGATGGAACTATATTAGACCATCATAATAAAGTTAGTCAAAATACAAAAGTAGTCATTGATAAATTACGAGCAAAAGGAATTCCGGTTTTTATTGCAACAGGTCGTTCACGTGAAGAAATCTTCCCGATCGTTCCAGAAGGATTTACAGTTGATGGAATCATTAGCTCAAATGGGATGACAGTATACTTAGGTGATGAGAAAATTAAAGAGCATACGTTATCTTTTGAATTAGTAACAGAAATAATTGAAAAAGCACGCGAGAATCATGTGTATTATGAATTATTTCCTGCAGTTGGAGAGCGGTTGGTATTAAAAGAGGACAAATCGATTTTGGATAAAGAAATGGAAGATCCTCAACCAGAAAGTGTTGGTATTAACGAGTGGCTATCAAGAAAAGAGTCAATGGATGGTCAGATTAAATGGGTTGATTCTATCGATGAACAAGCTTTCTCCAAATTTTATTGTTTTAGTAAAAGTAAGGTGCATATTAACAAGTGGATAGACGTATTAGATAAACTAAAAGAAAAAACTGATTTTACTACTTCCTCTTCTTCAGAACATAATGTAGAAATTATGGTTGCGAATGTTAACAAAGGAACGAGTATTCAACTCATACTAGATCATCTAGATATTACTGCAAAGGAAATTTTAGTTATGGGTGATAGTCACAATGATTTACCAATGTTTGCGTTAGCAGGGCAGAAAGTAGCAATGAAAAATGCAGCAGCTGATATTAAAGAAATAGTTGATGAGGTCACCGAACATACTTGTGATGAAGATGGAGTCTATCATTATCTGATGGACCGATTTTTCACGAATTGA
- a CDS encoding ring-cleaving dioxygenase, which translates to MELKGIHHVSAITAIAKRNYDFYTNVLGMRLVKKSVNQDDTSMYHLFYADEVGHPGTDLTFFEIIRAGHTYEGNNSISLTSLRVPTDRALVYWEERFKEKAVAFQPIVEQFGRKVLFFQDHEGQRLVLVSDEGNKGVAPGVPWDKSPVPKEFGITGLGPVKLTVPELGPTTRVLTEILNFRYKGSYQAYVDGQPDIEVYETGEGGTGAEVHIETRTDLSRERPGRGSVHHVAFRVEDEKELAAWHKVIQEARMPNSGLVDRYYFQSLYFREPNGILYELATDGPGFETDEDIEHLGERVALPPFLEEKRESIEARLKPLDTIN; encoded by the coding sequence ATGGAATTAAAAGGGATTCACCATGTTTCCGCAATTACAGCAATTGCTAAAAGAAATTATGATTTTTATACCAATGTACTAGGAATGAGACTTGTTAAAAAGTCTGTTAATCAAGATGACACAAGTATGTATCATTTGTTTTATGCAGATGAGGTTGGACACCCAGGAACAGACTTAACTTTTTTTGAAATTATACGTGCTGGGCACACGTATGAGGGTAATAATAGTATTTCGCTAACGTCCTTACGCGTTCCTACTGATAGAGCGTTAGTTTATTGGGAAGAGCGTTTCAAAGAAAAAGCCGTGGCATTTCAGCCGATTGTTGAGCAATTTGGACGTAAAGTATTATTTTTCCAAGACCATGAAGGACAAAGGTTAGTCTTGGTTTCTGATGAAGGTAATAAAGGAGTCGCACCTGGCGTCCCTTGGGATAAAAGTCCCGTACCAAAAGAATTTGGAATTACTGGTTTGGGGCCAGTTAAATTAACTGTACCTGAGCTAGGGCCTACTACACGTGTGTTAACTGAAATACTGAACTTTCGATATAAAGGGAGTTATCAAGCCTATGTCGACGGTCAACCTGATATAGAGGTCTATGAAACAGGTGAAGGTGGAACAGGTGCAGAAGTCCATATTGAGACGCGCACTGATTTATCACGTGAAAGACCTGGTCGAGGTAGTGTGCATCATGTTGCCTTTCGTGTTGAGGACGAGAAAGAACTTGCCGCCTGGCACAAAGTTATTCAGGAAGCACGTATGCCGAATTCTGGATTGGTAGATCGCTATTATTTCCAATCGCTCTATTTTAGAGAACCAAATGGTATTCTTTATGAATTAGCCACAGATGGACCAGGCTTTGAAACAGATGAGGACATAGAGCATTTAGGTGAGCGTGTTGCATTGCCACCATTCTTGGAAGAAAAAAGAGAGTCAATTGAAGCGCGTTTAAAACCTTTAGATACAATTAATTAG
- the thiW gene encoding energy coupling factor transporter S component ThiW yields the protein MNRTKLLTTMALFVAIGTLGAQLFGFPTGIAKAYPVQHAVNVMAAVTLGPIPAVIIAFVIGLIRNLLGLDTLLAFPGGMIGALLAGYFYHWTNKKVFAATGEMIGTGIIGSLLSVPIANILLGQSAGALAFVPGFIVSSCTGAILGVFVLSRLKGHTLVPNNVQS from the coding sequence ATGAATAGAACAAAATTATTAACCACGATGGCACTGTTTGTAGCAATTGGAACCTTGGGGGCACAACTATTTGGCTTCCCTACTGGAATTGCCAAAGCTTATCCCGTGCAACATGCCGTCAATGTTATGGCAGCAGTCACACTAGGACCCATTCCGGCTGTCATTATTGCTTTTGTGATTGGTTTAATACGAAATTTATTAGGTTTAGATACGTTATTAGCCTTTCCAGGTGGAATGATTGGAGCGTTATTGGCTGGTTATTTCTATCATTGGACTAACAAAAAAGTGTTTGCAGCTACTGGTGAAATGATTGGTACTGGCATAATTGGATCATTACTATCTGTTCCTATTGCTAACATTTTATTAGGACAATCTGCGGGAGCATTAGCATTTGTACCAGGTTTTATCGTTAGTAGTTGTACAGGAGCAATACTTGGGGTATTTGTTTTATCCAGATTAAAAGGACACACACTCGTACCAAATAATGTGCAATCTTAG
- a CDS encoding NUDIX hydrolase, whose product MDYISYVRSMVGNQPIIMVVCGAIIFDDQKRVLLHLRADNQTWGFPGGYMELGESVKETARREVFEETGLKIGALELFSVYSGEGNQKTLANGDQVSLVQHWFTCEDFTGELIKQNEETLDTAFFSLDNLPENMFLSQMKVIRDLQSTATKPIVRD is encoded by the coding sequence ATGGATTATATTAGTTATGTTCGATCAATGGTAGGAAATCAGCCAATTATTATGGTGGTTTGTGGTGCAATTATCTTTGATGATCAAAAGCGTGTTTTGCTCCATTTACGTGCTGATAATCAAACATGGGGGTTCCCTGGTGGTTATATGGAATTAGGTGAATCAGTAAAGGAAACTGCAAGAAGAGAGGTTTTTGAAGAGACGGGTTTAAAGATAGGGGCACTTGAGTTATTTTCTGTTTACTCTGGAGAAGGTAATCAAAAAACATTAGCTAATGGTGACCAAGTTTCGCTTGTACAGCATTGGTTTACTTGCGAAGACTTCACAGGAGAATTGATCAAACAAAACGAAGAAACATTAGACACGGCATTTTTCTCATTAGATAATTTACCTGAGAATATGTTTCTAAGTCAAATGAAGGTAATTCGTGATTTACAATCAACTGCAACCAAACCAATAGTTAGAGATTAG
- a CDS encoding aldo/keto reductase, with protein sequence MLKNLQATTTLHNGVKMPWLGLGVFQVEDGDEVIHSVTSALEHGYKSIDTAAAYKNEEGVGKALAKSGVPREELFITSKLWNGDQGYESTLNAFESSLQKLGLDYLDLYLIHWPVPAEGKFKDSWRAMEKLYKQGKIRAIGVSNFKEHHLDELIKDAEVVPMVNQVEFHPHLDQKSLRDYCKKHSIQIEAWSPLKQGELLDDPTLKKIADKYEKTTAQVIIRWDLQSEVITIPKSVKEHRIVANADVFDFELSQADMNTINGLNKDERVGPDPDTFNKV encoded by the coding sequence ATGCTTAAAAATTTACAAGCAACAACAACTCTACATAATGGTGTGAAAATGCCATGGCTAGGATTGGGCGTATTTCAAGTAGAAGATGGTGATGAGGTAATTCATTCTGTTACATCTGCCTTAGAACACGGGTATAAAAGTATTGACACTGCTGCTGCATATAAAAATGAAGAAGGAGTGGGGAAGGCGCTAGCAAAATCAGGCGTACCTCGTGAAGAATTATTTATTACTTCAAAGTTGTGGAATGGTGATCAAGGTTATGAATCTACATTAAATGCTTTTGAATCAAGTTTACAGAAACTAGGATTGGATTATTTAGATTTATATTTAATCCATTGGCCAGTCCCTGCAGAAGGTAAGTTCAAGGATTCATGGAGAGCAATGGAGAAATTATATAAACAAGGTAAAATTCGGGCTATCGGTGTTAGTAACTTTAAAGAACATCATTTAGATGAGTTAATTAAAGATGCTGAAGTAGTGCCAATGGTTAATCAAGTAGAATTTCACCCTCATTTAGATCAGAAATCATTACGTGATTATTGCAAGAAGCACAGTATTCAAATTGAAGCATGGTCTCCATTAAAACAAGGAGAACTATTAGATGACCCTACACTTAAGAAGATCGCTGATAAGTATGAAAAGACAACTGCACAAGTCATTATTCGTTGGGATCTTCAAAGTGAAGTAATTACAATTCCGAAATCAGTAAAAGAACACCGAATTGTTGCAAATGCAGATGTGTTTGATTTTGAATTATCACAAGCTGATATGAATACTATTAACGGTTTGAATAAAGATGAACGTGTGGGACCAGATCCAGATACGTTTAACAAAGTATAA
- the helD gene encoding RNA polymerase recycling motor HelD, translating into MDEQEKDWPEEKARVDHVVKRVKQKMDKLSTHVKTLKDRVIDIRKNFWDDVTVNLEEIDDVVETQASLKQQAEFLSERERSHGQLSKELNTLDRLKDSPYFGRIDFVENGEKSKPDSIYVGLASLMDEKEEDFLIYDWRAPISSLYYDYPPGEASYHAVDQVIDGEITLKRQYIIKQGQLKGMFNTGLTIGDRLLQSVLGTNADTKMKSIVATIQQEQNQIIRNERSKILVVQGVAGSGKTSAALQRVAYLLYRYREHLKSENIVLFSPNPLFNSYIATVLPELGEDNMKQTTFYRYIDTQLGNQFTIESPFDQMEYYLQTNNHSIDPRITAMRYKASIEFKDHIDSFIETLSKEGMVFRNVRFRGELVISRKKIRNYFYAFPSNISISIRLEKVMKWLLKQLDELEINEREKDWVLEEIELLDKADYLDVHQQLQEEAPFSEDTFMDATREEALLRKKVTKDKIHPLRQKIKRLYFIDVKSTYQQLFENPELQDNKEVVLPENWHAICAVTYENLRSNFLSWEDATPYLYFQNRLKGFQANRSIQHVFIDEAQDYSPFQFAYLREIFPISRMTLLGDINQAIYVHALEEHNVLTDPTEEKHEKITLTRSYRSTKPIVEFTKAWMPQGDQIEAFNRDGKLPVLMEVDNIAIASDKLSEAINTYQSKGHQTIAIICKTMQESERVYQTLKQHFDVLLMDQSTHTFQKGILVIPAYLAKGIEFDAVIIYNASKARYQNELERNLLYTACTRAMHELFVLSLGEVSEFVQQVPKDRFIHYKIHSIEKNK; encoded by the coding sequence ATGGATGAGCAAGAGAAAGATTGGCCTGAAGAAAAAGCAAGGGTTGATCACGTGGTGAAACGAGTTAAACAAAAGATGGATAAATTAAGTACACATGTAAAAACATTAAAAGATCGTGTAATAGATATCCGCAAGAATTTCTGGGACGATGTAACGGTAAATCTAGAAGAAATAGATGATGTAGTTGAAACACAGGCAAGCTTGAAACAACAAGCTGAATTTCTTTCTGAAAGAGAAAGGAGCCATGGGCAATTATCCAAAGAGCTTAACACATTAGATCGTTTAAAAGATTCTCCCTATTTTGGTCGAATTGATTTCGTTGAAAATGGAGAAAAGTCAAAGCCAGATTCTATCTATGTCGGTCTTGCTTCATTAATGGATGAAAAGGAAGAAGATTTTCTTATATATGATTGGCGTGCACCAATTTCTAGTCTATATTATGATTATCCACCAGGTGAGGCTTCTTACCATGCTGTTGATCAAGTCATAGATGGTGAAATTACCTTGAAACGACAATATATAATTAAACAAGGACAATTAAAAGGCATGTTTAATACAGGTTTAACAATTGGCGATCGTTTGTTGCAATCGGTATTAGGTACGAATGCAGATACAAAAATGAAAAGTATTGTTGCGACGATACAACAAGAACAAAATCAAATAATCAGAAATGAACGCAGTAAAATTCTTGTCGTTCAAGGAGTTGCTGGTAGTGGGAAAACTTCGGCTGCGCTTCAACGGGTTGCTTATTTGCTTTATCGTTACCGTGAACATTTAAAATCAGAAAATATTGTATTGTTTTCTCCGAATCCGTTATTCAATAGTTATATCGCTACGGTGTTACCTGAATTAGGAGAAGACAACATGAAACAAACGACATTTTATCGATATATTGATACACAATTAGGTAATCAATTTACAATTGAATCTCCCTTTGATCAAATGGAATACTATCTTCAAACGAACAATCACAGTATTGATCCTAGAATTACAGCAATGCGCTATAAAGCAAGCATAGAGTTTAAAGATCATATTGACAGTTTTATTGAAACACTTTCAAAAGAAGGTATGGTATTTAGAAATGTTCGTTTTCGTGGGGAATTAGTTATTTCAAGAAAGAAGATCCGCAACTATTTTTACGCATTTCCTTCTAATATAAGTATTTCTATTCGTCTAGAGAAGGTGATGAAGTGGTTACTTAAACAATTAGATGAATTAGAGATAAATGAACGAGAGAAAGATTGGGTGCTTGAAGAAATTGAGTTATTAGATAAAGCTGACTATCTAGATGTACACCAACAATTACAAGAAGAAGCGCCATTTTCAGAAGATACCTTTATGGATGCAACAAGAGAGGAAGCGTTACTAAGAAAAAAAGTAACTAAAGACAAAATTCATCCATTAAGGCAAAAGATAAAGCGTTTATACTTTATTGATGTTAAAAGTACGTACCAACAACTATTTGAAAATCCTGAACTTCAAGATAATAAAGAAGTAGTCCTCCCAGAAAACTGGCACGCTATTTGTGCAGTCACATATGAAAATTTACGTTCTAACTTTTTATCATGGGAAGATGCAACGCCATATTTATATTTTCAAAATAGGTTAAAAGGTTTTCAAGCAAATCGGTCTATTCAACATGTATTTATCGATGAAGCGCAAGACTATTCACCGTTTCAGTTTGCTTATTTAAGAGAGATATTCCCTATTAGCCGGATGACATTACTCGGTGATATTAATCAAGCGATTTATGTCCATGCATTAGAAGAGCATAACGTTTTAACAGACCCAACAGAAGAAAAACATGAGAAAATAACGCTAACAAGAAGTTATCGTTCAACGAAGCCAATTGTTGAATTTACGAAAGCTTGGATGCCTCAAGGAGACCAAATTGAAGCTTTTAATCGAGATGGTAAACTTCCTGTTTTAATGGAAGTTGATAATATAGCAATCGCTTCAGATAAGTTAAGTGAAGCTATTAATACGTATCAATCAAAAGGGCATCAAACGATTGCGATCATATGTAAAACCATGCAAGAAAGTGAAAGAGTATACCAGACATTAAAACAACATTTTGATGTGTTATTAATGGATCAAAGTACGCATACATTTCAAAAAGGTATATTAGTGATACCGGCCTATTTAGCAAAAGGCATAGAATTTGATGCTGTTATTATTTATAATGCTTCAAAAGCACGTTATCAGAACGAATTAGAAAGAAATCTCTTATATACAGCGTGTACAAGAGCGATGCATGAATTATTTGTGTTATCACTTGGTGAGGTTAGCGAATTTGTTCAACAAGTTCCGAAAGATCGCTTTATACATTATAAGATTCATTCAATTGAAAAAAACAAGTAG
- a CDS encoding phosphate/phosphite/phosphonate ABC transporter substrate-binding protein, with the protein MKKIFAGMFLALVTVLLMAGCGSSAGSESNPETIIMGFVPSQESDTIADTIAPLAEKLSEELGEDIEVEGRVMTNYTALVEAMGTNEVHIGFVPAFGYVLANQEHDVEVILKSERYGSGSYVAQYLVRSDSGLETLEDLEGTTWAYGDPTSTSGYLFPAAQIATEFDVENPETEFFGDSVQTGGHDNSAIAVYNGDADVATTFDDVRTELEEEYPDIMDALTVIEYTDEIPNDTISVTSELDDELVQNIKDVFLSFNDDEEMITIMNEVYNWDAIIEADDSEYDVVRDTYEMFSDSITIDDL; encoded by the coding sequence ATGAAGAAGATTTTTGCTGGTATGTTTTTAGCACTTGTAACTGTACTTTTGATGGCTGGTTGTGGTTCTAGCGCAGGAAGTGAGTCAAATCCTGAAACAATTATTATGGGGTTCGTACCTTCACAAGAATCTGATACAATCGCAGATACTATTGCACCTTTAGCAGAAAAACTTTCTGAAGAACTTGGTGAAGATATAGAAGTAGAAGGACGCGTAATGACCAACTACACTGCATTGGTCGAGGCAATGGGTACGAATGAAGTACACATCGGATTTGTACCGGCATTTGGTTATGTCCTAGCAAATCAAGAACATGATGTAGAAGTTATCTTAAAGTCTGAACGTTATGGCAGTGGTTCTTATGTTGCTCAATACTTAGTTCGTTCTGATTCTGGACTCGAAACTTTAGAAGATTTAGAAGGAACAACATGGGCTTATGGTGACCCAACTTCAACAAGTGGTTATTTATTCCCAGCTGCACAAATTGCTACGGAATTTGATGTAGAAAACCCAGAAACTGAATTCTTTGGTGACTCTGTTCAAACTGGTGGTCATGATAACTCAGCCATTGCCGTATATAATGGTGACGCTGATGTTGCAACGACATTTGATGATGTAAGAACAGAATTAGAAGAAGAATATCCAGACATCATGGATGCTTTAACAGTTATTGAATATACGGATGAGATTCCAAATGATACAATCTCCGTTACTTCTGAGTTAGATGATGAATTAGTTCAAAACATTAAAGATGTATTTTTAAGTTTCAATGATGATGAAGAAATGATTACTATTATGAATGAAGTATATAACTGGGATGCTATTATAGAAGCTGATGATAGTGAGTATGACGTTGTTCGTGACACATATGAAATGTTCAGTGATTCTATCACAATTGATGATCTTTAA
- the phnC gene encoding phosphonate ABC transporter ATP-binding protein — translation MIEFKNLSLTYPNGTQGLKNINIKINEGEFVVIVGLSGAGKSTFIRSINRLVTPTSGELHVGDEDILQYKGNDLRQLRKKIGMIFQSYNLVNRSTVIKNVIAGRLGYTGTLKSIFNMFSKEDMELAYENLKRVNIDNKLYSRADELSGGQQQRVSIARVLTQKPNVILADEPVASLDPPTSHQVMTYLKQINREDNITTVVNLHFIDMAMEYADRIIGMRAGEVVYDGPVSEVTEQTFEEIYGRTIREEDMRGGTEDAE, via the coding sequence GTGATTGAATTTAAAAATCTGTCCCTTACCTACCCAAATGGTACACAAGGACTTAAAAATATTAATATAAAAATCAATGAAGGCGAATTTGTTGTAATAGTTGGTTTATCTGGTGCAGGTAAATCTACTTTTATTAGAAGTATTAATAGGCTTGTGACACCAACTAGCGGAGAATTACATGTTGGTGACGAAGACATTCTACAATATAAAGGAAACGATTTACGTCAGTTACGCAAAAAAATCGGCATGATATTTCAAAGCTACAATCTTGTCAATCGCTCTACTGTAATTAAAAATGTTATCGCAGGGCGTCTTGGTTATACAGGTACATTAAAAAGTATCTTTAATATGTTTTCTAAAGAAGATATGGAACTAGCATACGAGAATTTAAAACGCGTTAACATTGATAATAAATTATATAGCCGTGCAGATGAACTTAGTGGTGGACAACAACAACGTGTCAGTATTGCACGTGTGTTAACACAGAAGCCAAATGTTATTTTAGCAGATGAACCCGTGGCCAGTTTAGACCCTCCTACTTCACACCAAGTAATGACCTATTTAAAGCAAATTAATAGGGAAGATAATATTACAACAGTAGTTAATCTTCACTTTATTGATATGGCAATGGAATATGCAGATCGAATCATCGGAATGCGTGCTGGTGAAGTAGTCTATGATGGTCCTGTATCGGAGGTTACGGAACAAACATTTGAAGAAATATACGGGCGCACCATTCGTGAAGAGGATATGCGAGGGGGCACGGAAGATGCCGAATAA
- the phnE gene encoding phosphonate ABC transporter, permease protein PhnE produces the protein MPNNKEKFIPKSLYPLKTKRIITLSLVAVLGFYLISSITTESFIINFFMKIGNITDLIGRFFPVDWSFAGAVWEKLFETIHMAIISTTVATLISIPFCLLTASNITTNKYLYNSMRFILNIIRTIPDIVLAVVFVGLFGIGVFPGIIALIVFAIGILVKLLSETIESIDMNPSEAIKASGGNALQTIWFAVMPQVLPQFISFSLYVFEINIRASVVLGLVGAGGVGQLINSQINFLNYPAVSTIVLIIFAVVVIIDYISGKLREGLV, from the coding sequence ATGCCGAATAACAAAGAAAAGTTCATTCCAAAGAGTCTTTATCCATTAAAAACAAAAAGAATTATCACACTCTCTTTGGTTGCCGTACTCGGTTTCTATTTAATTAGCTCTATTACAACCGAATCTTTTATCATAAATTTCTTTATGAAAATCGGTAATATTACAGACTTAATTGGACGTTTCTTCCCAGTTGATTGGAGTTTCGCTGGGGCGGTTTGGGAAAAGTTATTTGAGACCATTCATATGGCAATAATCTCAACAACCGTGGCTACTTTAATTAGTATCCCTTTTTGCTTATTAACAGCATCAAATATTACAACAAATAAATATTTATACAATAGTATGCGATTTATACTAAATATCATCCGAACGATCCCTGATATTGTTTTAGCAGTTGTTTTTGTTGGTTTATTCGGTATTGGTGTATTCCCAGGAATAATTGCATTAATCGTTTTCGCTATCGGTATATTAGTTAAATTATTAAGTGAAACGATTGAATCAATTGATATGAATCCTTCAGAAGCTATCAAAGCTTCCGGCGGTAATGCATTACAAACGATTTGGTTTGCAGTAATGCCACAAGTATTACCACAGTTTATTTCATTCAGTCTATATGTATTTGAAATAAACATCCGTGCTTCTGTTGTACTTGGGTTAGTTGGCGCCGGTGGTGTTGGTCAATTAATTAACTCACAAATAAATTTCTTAAACTATCCAGCAGTTTCAACTATCGTTCTTATCATCTTTGCTGTGGTAGTTATTATTGATTACATTAGCGGTAAATTAAGGGAGGGACTTGTATAA
- the phnE gene encoding phosphonate ABC transporter, permease protein PhnE: MKANIPSKPIDRKKITKRVISIIVIAAIYIWTFTSVNIKWDTIFSMRTIENFDRIIPKFFNPAFEETPTILEMMLETVFIAYTGSFTAAIIAIPLSFLCASNIVKNKFLNTIGMWILGAVRAFPEIILAIIFVAAVGPNPFAGVLAISIGSTGMLGKLYSEVIESIDMNIIESLESSGANKLQILFYGIFPQVLPEFLSYAIYRFEIDVRASSVLGVVGAGGIGTLITFAYLNRNWEEVGMILLAIIVVVTIIDQISGYIRKRLV, encoded by the coding sequence ATGAAAGCGAATATACCCTCTAAACCAATTGATCGAAAGAAAATAACGAAACGCGTCATTAGCATCATCGTTATAGCAGCAATTTATATTTGGACTTTCACTAGTGTTAACATCAAATGGGATACTATCTTTAGTATGCGTACGATTGAGAACTTTGATCGGATTATCCCTAAGTTCTTTAACCCTGCTTTTGAGGAAACACCAACTATACTAGAAATGATGTTAGAGACAGTTTTTATTGCATATACTGGATCATTTACAGCAGCAATAATTGCTATACCACTTTCATTTTTATGTGCTTCTAATATTGTTAAAAACAAATTCTTAAACACTATTGGTATGTGGATACTTGGTGCTGTTCGTGCTTTTCCCGAGATTATACTGGCTATAATCTTTGTAGCAGCTGTTGGACCGAATCCTTTTGCGGGTGTATTAGCAATATCCATTGGTTCTACCGGAATGTTAGGAAAGCTATACTCAGAAGTAATTGAGTCAATCGACATGAACATAATAGAATCACTAGAGTCTAGTGGGGCAAATAAATTACAGATTCTTTTTTACGGCATTTTCCCTCAGGTATTACCTGAATTCTTATCCTATGCAATTTATCGCTTTGAAATTGATGTACGTGCCTCTTCTGTACTTGGTGTTGTTGGTGCAGGTGGTATCGGTACGTTAATTACCTTTGCATATTTAAATCGTAACTGGGAAGAAGTGGGTATGATTTTACTTGCAATTATTGTTGTCGTAACAATAATTGACCAAATCTCCGGTTACATTCGTAAACGTCTTGTATAA
- a CDS encoding MFS transporter: protein MWFANFFIAGSITMVLPFLSLYIATLGDFSESYVQKWSGIIFGITFVTAFIFSPLWGKIGDRYGRKHILVVSGFGLGLSVLLMGFVGSVWQLFLLRLFMGVFTGFISMSQALISTQTPKHIAGRVLGTLQTGSITGILMGPLIGGLLADAIGYSSTFKGLSIILFISGLLVLFGVTERKIKPIDGQRTQFSSKEVLLHIIRHPMLLIVMLVSMFIQIAHFSIQPILSLYVNDLHGPENIALFSGIAFSVAGLGNLLMARKWGSIADHVGYIKILIVLLFFAGIFYFPGAFVTNLWQLVVLRFLLGIAIGGIIPVRIAYIRQEAPLAMQGEVLGYNTSIRFFGNIIGPILGGTLASGFGYAAVFIVTSLLLLTCSVALWLAKRRYPALTGDHI, encoded by the coding sequence ATGTGGTTTGCCAACTTCTTCATCGCCGGAAGCATTACAATGGTTTTACCATTTCTATCTTTATATATTGCAACACTCGGTGATTTTTCTGAATCTTATGTACAAAAATGGTCTGGAATAATATTCGGCATAACATTTGTGACAGCATTTATCTTTTCGCCTTTATGGGGGAAGATTGGTGATCGTTATGGAAGAAAACATATCTTAGTGGTTTCTGGTTTTGGATTAGGTCTATCTGTCTTACTAATGGGCTTCGTTGGTTCAGTTTGGCAATTATTTCTTCTACGGCTATTCATGGGTGTATTTACGGGTTTCATATCCATGTCACAGGCTCTAATTTCAACACAAACACCGAAACACATAGCCGGAAGAGTTCTCGGAACCTTACAAACCGGAAGTATAACGGGGATACTGATGGGCCCTCTCATAGGTGGCCTACTAGCTGATGCAATAGGCTATTCATCAACATTTAAAGGCTTATCTATTATTTTGTTCATTTCGGGGTTACTCGTTCTATTTGGAGTGACAGAAAGGAAAATTAAGCCTATTGATGGTCAACGCACCCAGTTCTCAAGCAAAGAGGTATTATTGCACATTATAAGGCACCCGATGCTTCTAATTGTAATGCTCGTATCCATGTTTATTCAAATTGCTCATTTCAGCATCCAACCGATTCTCTCGTTATATGTGAATGATTTACATGGCCCAGAAAATATCGCTTTGTTCTCTGGAATTGCCTTTTCTGTTGCTGGTCTAGGTAATTTATTAATGGCAAGAAAATGGGGATCTATTGCTGATCACGTCGGGTATATAAAAATTTTAATTGTCTTATTATTTTTTGCCGGTATTTTTTATTTTCCTGGAGCCTTTGTGACTAATCTTTGGCAATTAGTAGTGTTACGTTTTTTATTAGGAATAGCTATTGGCGGGATTATACCTGTCCGAATTGCTTATATACGTCAAGAAGCACCTCTTGCAATGCAAGGAGAAGTACTGGGTTATAATACAAGTATTCGTTTTTTCGGTAATATTATCGGCCCCATTCTAGGCGGAACACTTGCTAGTGGTTTCGGTTACGCTGCCGTATTTATTGTTACGAGTCTATTACTATTGACGTGTAGCGTTGCTTTATGGTTAGCGAAGCGACGTTATCCAGCACTTACAGGTGATCATATATAA